From the genome of Novosphingobium sp. TH158, one region includes:
- a CDS encoding DUF3137 domain-containing protein, producing the protein MIVRPDPDSLMAGELGQWLATQDGDRAAARARAAAIQKWAIIAACVVAVLIVLFNGQVSAALQGGFFVGAGGFGIAEYSKRKVTNTIKGGINGAIARSLGMEYAVEVSPGGEFDLARSFDMLPGHDRASFEDLWRGTLGQQEFMLYQARLEEKRSSGKSSHWVTVFNGSLMQIGLTRRFHGVTLIERAGRRQSFFGLLGDKDEIELGGVQLARIDLVDPRFQDLFAVWSNDPVEARYLVHPEYVERLLAVEAAFAGEKVRALFIEGRMLILLESGNLFESGSLEANHDRMLLEQTIDQFGTLADLAVQLNERPR; encoded by the coding sequence ATGATCGTTCGACCCGACCCTGACAGCCTGATGGCCGGAGAGCTGGGCCAGTGGCTGGCCACCCAGGATGGCGATCGCGCCGCTGCCCGCGCCCGCGCCGCCGCGATCCAGAAATGGGCAATCATCGCCGCCTGCGTGGTTGCCGTGCTGATCGTTCTGTTCAACGGGCAGGTTTCGGCAGCGCTCCAGGGCGGGTTTTTCGTCGGTGCGGGCGGGTTCGGCATTGCCGAATATTCGAAGCGCAAGGTTACCAACACGATAAAGGGCGGCATTAACGGCGCCATCGCCCGTTCGCTCGGCATGGAATATGCGGTCGAGGTATCGCCGGGTGGCGAGTTCGACCTTGCCCGCAGCTTCGACATGCTGCCCGGGCATGACCGGGCGAGCTTCGAAGACCTGTGGCGCGGCACCCTGGGCCAGCAGGAATTCATGCTTTACCAGGCCAGGCTTGAGGAAAAGCGCAGTTCCGGCAAGTCCTCGCACTGGGTCACGGTATTCAACGGATCGCTGATGCAGATCGGTCTTACCCGGCGCTTCCACGGCGTGACGCTGATCGAGCGGGCCGGCCGGCGGCAAAGCTTCTTCGGCCTTCTGGGCGACAAGGACGAGATCGAGCTGGGCGGCGTGCAGCTTGCCCGCATCGACCTTGTCGATCCCCGTTTCCAGGACCTGTTCGCCGTCTGGTCCAACGATCCGGTCGAGGCGCGCTACCTTGTCCATCCCGAATATGTCGAGCGCCTGCTGGCCGTAGAGGCGGCCTTTGCCGGCGAGAAAGTCCGCGCGCTGTTCATCGAGGGGCGGATGCTGATCCTGCTGGAAAGCGGCAACCTGTTCGAAAGCGGCTCGCTTGAAGCCAATCATGACCGGATGCTGCTGGAACAGACCATCGACCAGTTCGGCACCCTTGCCGACCTTGCCGTGCAACTGAACGAGCGGCCGCGCTGA
- a CDS encoding carboxynorspermidine decarboxylase, whose amino-acid sequence METRAGDPGAFAHFDLNRVDSPAFVVDAAKLRENLRVLADIGERSGAKVLAALKAFSMWSVAPIVGEYLDGVCTSGLWEARLASEFYDGEIATYCAAYKAEDLPEILRHSDHVIFNSPNQIERFQPIIEAARAAGQHFDIGLRINPLHPEGEVPRYDPCAPHSRLGFPIDQLTAEHVAMIDGLHMHTLCEQDFEPLARTWDKVFDFLEPHFGEFSWINLGGGHHITRADYQRDELVDFLRDMAEDTGAQVYIEPGEAVALDAGILVGEVLDTQFNGMPVAVTDISATCHMPDVIEAPYRPAMLGELPLDEEIVDEGQGGAVRLGGPSCLAGDVIGDYRLPVPCEPGARFAFLDQAHYSMVKTTTFNGVPLPSIWLWDSETDQLECIKRFGWETFRDRLS is encoded by the coding sequence ATGGAAACCAGAGCAGGCGATCCGGGTGCCTTTGCCCACTTCGACCTCAATCGCGTCGACAGCCCCGCTTTCGTGGTGGACGCCGCGAAGCTGCGTGAGAACCTGCGCGTGCTGGCCGATATCGGCGAGCGGTCCGGCGCGAAGGTGCTGGCTGCGCTCAAGGCCTTTTCGATGTGGTCGGTCGCGCCGATCGTGGGCGAATACCTTGATGGCGTCTGCACGTCGGGCCTGTGGGAAGCCCGGCTCGCCTCCGAATTCTACGATGGCGAGATTGCGACCTATTGCGCCGCCTACAAGGCCGAGGACCTTCCCGAGATCCTGCGCCATTCGGACCACGTGATCTTCAATTCGCCCAACCAGATCGAGCGCTTCCAGCCGATCATCGAGGCGGCACGGGCGGCGGGTCAGCATTTCGACATCGGCCTGCGGATCAACCCCCTGCATCCCGAGGGCGAGGTGCCGCGCTATGATCCCTGCGCTCCGCATTCGCGCCTTGGCTTTCCCATCGACCAGTTGACGGCAGAGCATGTCGCGATGATCGACGGCCTGCACATGCACACCCTGTGCGAGCAGGATTTCGAACCGCTTGCCCGCACCTGGGACAAGGTCTTCGATTTCCTCGAGCCGCATTTCGGCGAGTTTTCGTGGATCAACCTTGGCGGCGGGCATCATATCACCCGCGCCGATTACCAGCGCGACGAGCTGGTGGATTTCCTCAGGGACATGGCCGAGGATACCGGGGCGCAGGTCTATATCGAGCCCGGCGAGGCGGTGGCGCTCGATGCCGGGATCCTCGTTGGCGAAGTGCTCGACACCCAGTTCAACGGCATGCCCGTGGCCGTGACCGACATTTCCGCCACCTGCCACATGCCCGACGTGATCGAGGCGCCCTATCGCCCGGCCATGCTTGGCGAACTGCCGCTCGACGAGGAGATCGTCGATGAGGGGCAGGGCGGGGCCGTGCGCCTTGGCGGTCCATCCTGCCTCGCCGGTGACGTAATCGGCGACTATCGCCTGCCCGTGCCGTGCGAGCCGGGCGCGCGCTTCGCCTTCCTTGACCAGGCGCACTATTCGATGGTCAAGACCACGACCTTCAACGGCGTGCCACTGCCATCGATCTGGCTGTGGGACAGCGAAACCGACCAGCTCGAATGCATCAAGCGCTTCGGCTGGGAAACCTTCCGCGACCGGCTGAGCTAG
- a CDS encoding GxxExxY protein translates to MLAIDELSAAAIAEAISIHRELGPGLFESVYESVLAGRLRKRGLKVERQVQVKAVFDGETYDPAFKVDILVEERLVIEVKAVERLAKAHAKQVLTYLRLLKQSVGLLLNFSEETMKDCIRRIVNDYKPE, encoded by the coding sequence GTGCTTGCTATTGATGAACTCAGCGCCGCGGCCATTGCTGAGGCCATCTCGATTCACAGGGAATTAGGACCTGGATTGTTCGAATCTGTTTACGAGTCGGTACTTGCTGGGCGCTTGAGGAAGCGGGGCCTGAAGGTTGAGCGGCAGGTTCAAGTGAAGGCCGTCTTCGACGGCGAGACTTACGATCCGGCGTTCAAGGTAGACATCCTCGTAGAGGAACGGCTCGTGATTGAGGTCAAGGCGGTCGAACGGTTAGCCAAGGCCCATGCCAAGCAGGTGTTAACCTATCTCAGATTGCTGAAACAGTCTGTAGGGCTGCTCCTCAATTTTTCCGAAGAGACGATGAAAGACTGCATTCGAAGAATCGTGAATGATTACAAACCCGAATGA
- a CDS encoding saccharopine dehydrogenase family protein → MSKVLVIGAGGVSSVCVHKMAFNPDIFSEIHLASRTLAKCDAIAESVKARCGVDVATYAIDAEDVPALTALIEQIRPKLVVNLALPYQDLTIMEACLNAGVDYLDTANYEPKDVAKFEYKWQWDLHDRFKERGIMALLGSGFDPGVTSVFAMWLKKHKLKTIRQLDILDCNGGDHGQAFATNFNPEINIREVTANARHWENGQFVETPPLSKKVAFDFDAVGPKNMYMMYHEELESLAKFLPELERARFWMTFGDAYINHLTVLKNVGMIGIEPIEFQGQQIVPLQFLAAVLPKPETLGPTTKGKTNIGDIATGEALDGSGEKTFYIYNICDHEDAYAETGNQAISYTTGVPAMIGAAMMLTGAWQGEGVFNMEQMDPDPFMDMLNKHGLPWQVKELPGPVEF, encoded by the coding sequence TTGAGCAAGGTTCTGGTGATCGGCGCAGGCGGCGTCAGCTCGGTCTGTGTGCACAAGATGGCCTTCAACCCGGACATTTTCAGCGAGATCCACCTCGCCAGCCGCACGCTTGCCAAGTGCGACGCCATTGCCGAATCGGTAAAGGCGCGCTGCGGCGTGGACGTGGCCACCTATGCCATCGATGCCGAAGATGTGCCCGCGCTCACCGCGCTGATCGAACAGATCCGGCCGAAGCTGGTGGTCAACCTTGCGCTGCCTTACCAGGACCTCACCATCATGGAGGCCTGCCTGAACGCCGGCGTCGATTACCTCGACACCGCGAACTACGAGCCCAAGGACGTCGCCAAGTTCGAATACAAGTGGCAGTGGGACCTGCATGACCGCTTCAAGGAGCGCGGCATCATGGCGCTGCTGGGATCGGGCTTCGATCCGGGCGTCACCAGCGTCTTCGCCATGTGGCTCAAGAAGCACAAGCTGAAGACCATCCGCCAGCTCGACATCCTCGATTGCAACGGCGGCGATCACGGGCAGGCCTTTGCGACGAACTTCAACCCGGAAATCAACATCCGCGAAGTCACCGCCAATGCCCGCCACTGGGAAAACGGCCAGTTCGTCGAAACCCCGCCGCTGTCGAAGAAGGTGGCCTTCGATTTCGACGCGGTCGGCCCGAAGAACATGTACATGATGTACCACGAAGAGCTGGAAAGCCTCGCGAAGTTCCTGCCCGAACTGGAACGCGCGCGTTTCTGGATGACCTTCGGCGATGCCTATATCAACCACCTGACCGTGCTGAAGAACGTGGGCATGATCGGCATCGAGCCGATCGAGTTCCAGGGCCAGCAGATCGTGCCGCTGCAATTCCTCGCCGCCGTGCTGCCGAAGCCCGAAACGCTCGGCCCGACGACCAAGGGCAAGACCAACATCGGCGACATCGCCACCGGCGAGGCGCTCGACGGGTCGGGCGAAAAGACCTTCTACATCTACAACATCTGCGACCATGAGGACGCCTATGCCGAAACCGGCAACCAGGCGATCTCCTACACCACCGGCGTCCCCGCCATGATCGGCGCGGCCATGATGCTGACCGGTGCGTGGCAGGGCGAGGGCGTGTTCAACATGGAGCAGATGGACCCCGATCCGTTCATGGACATGCTCAACAAGCATGGCCTGCCGTGGCAGGTCAAGGAACTGCCGGGGCCGGTGGAGTTCTGA
- a CDS encoding threonine/serine dehydratase, with protein MTSQGQRKPTAEGVARAAAKLAGFLPETPLLELDIRGTTVWCKAECLQPIGAFKIRGAWHRLSDLSDEEKARGVVGVSSGNHAQGVAWAARRLGIRAAIVMPVDAPAVKLANTRTLGAEVVLYDRPGGEDRDTVAARLCEERGATLVHAFADPWVIEGQGSTGLELAAQMERRGIGAPTRIVTPCGGGGLAAGLALACPDAAIVPVEPEGWDDVCRSLAAGEIVPVADPAFPTACDALQTPATRPINFEVLKARVPFGLSVTPAEVRAAQRLAFAQLRLVVEPGGAAALAAALAGKVSLDGRTVIVLSGGNTDAAAFAEVLASAD; from the coding sequence ATGACTTCTCAAGGACAACGCAAGCCCACGGCCGAAGGCGTTGCCCGCGCCGCTGCCAAGCTGGCCGGGTTCCTGCCCGAAACGCCGCTGCTTGAACTCGATATCCGCGGCACGACGGTGTGGTGCAAGGCGGAGTGCCTGCAGCCCATAGGCGCGTTCAAGATCAGGGGGGCGTGGCATCGCCTGTCCGACCTTTCGGATGAGGAAAAGGCGCGCGGCGTGGTCGGCGTGTCGAGCGGCAACCACGCGCAGGGCGTCGCATGGGCTGCGCGGCGGCTGGGCATCCGCGCGGCGATTGTCATGCCGGTCGATGCGCCGGCGGTGAAGCTTGCCAATACCCGCACGCTGGGTGCCGAAGTGGTGCTGTACGACCGGCCCGGCGGGGAAGACCGCGATACAGTTGCCGCGCGCCTTTGCGAGGAACGGGGCGCAACGCTGGTCCATGCCTTTGCCGATCCCTGGGTGATCGAGGGACAGGGCTCCACCGGGCTGGAGCTGGCTGCACAGATGGAGCGCCGCGGGATTGGCGCGCCGACGCGGATCGTCACCCCATGCGGTGGCGGCGGGCTTGCGGCGGGCCTTGCCCTCGCCTGCCCCGATGCCGCGATCGTGCCGGTAGAGCCCGAAGGCTGGGACGACGTGTGCCGCAGCCTTGCCGCGGGCGAGATCGTGCCGGTGGCCGATCCCGCGTTCCCCACGGCCTGCGATGCCTTGCAGACACCCGCCACCCGCCCGATCAACTTCGAAGTACTGAAGGCGCGCGTTCCCTTCGGGCTATCGGTCACCCCCGCCGAAGTGCGCGCGGCGCAGCGTCTGGCCTTCGCGCAGCTGCGGCTGGTCGTCGAGCCCGGCGGCGCGGCGGCGCTGGCAGCGGCGCTGGCGGGCAAGGTCAGCCTCGACGGGCGAACGGTGATCGTGCTTTCGGGTGGCAACACCGATGCCGCCGCCTTTGCCGAGGTGCTGGCG